In Streptomyces sp. NBC_00683, the DNA window CAGGGCGCCGCCCGCCGGCGGGACGACTTTGAAGGTCCCCGCCGTCGTGTCCTGGACGACCCCGAACTGCATGTCGTTGAACCCGGTGGTGGCCTCGGTGTTGCCGAGCTTTATGGAACCACCGGGCGAGTAGGAGGACACACAGGAGGCGACCAGGTCCTGTCCGTCGGCCGCGAGCATGGCCGGGGCGTCGACCGGACAGCGGGAGAAGGGGGCCCAGTCCCCGTTGAGACTTGCCGAGGCTGACGCGGCCGAGGCGGGTGTGGTGCTCAGCGGAAGGGCGACCGCCATCGCGGTGACGGCAAGCCCGGCACGCCATCTCTTCGGGACAGATCTCATTGCTTCCTCAATTCATGGTCGAATATGCGGAGTTGCTTGAATCGGCACATGGCCGGATGGAGTGCTGTGCGGCAGAAGGGTTGTCAGCGTTCCGCCACGGGAACGTTCAGGGGCTGCCGGTCCGCAGTGCACAGGGTCTCGTCGTTCACCATTGCTGCGCAGGGCGGGCCCTGAATCTGCTTCACGTATCCGGACTTCCCGGAAATGGAGGCGGTGAAGAGATCGTCAAGGTCCTCCCCGACACCGCAGCCGGAGAACGGTGGCACAGTGACCGACGAGGTGAGCGGTCCCCCTCCGGTGAGGGTGTACCCGGTGAATATGAAGTCCTTGAAGAACACCTTCCCCAACAGGGTCAGCCGGAAGGGCTTACTGGTACGGCAGTTGGGGCCGACTTCCAGCGCCGCTCCATTGACCTTGACGTCACGGAGACGAAGCGAGAAGTCCATGGTGATGACGGTGGACCCGAAGGTGTCGAGGCCGTTGAGGGTCAGATCCGAATGCACGTTGTAGATCGGCAGACCGTCGGCGTCCTTCTCCAACGGCAGTTGGGTCATTTCCATCGTGGCCGTGGTGGGCATGAAGCCGAAGGTCAGAAAGGTCGTGGTGGCGGGTGGCAGCTGCGGTCGGCCGAGGTAGTCGACCATGGCGGTGGAGTCCTGGATCAGATGCGCCAGTCCGTCCGGGGATTCCTCGGGTGGCACGATGCCCTGTGGCCCCTGCAGGATCTTCGCGCAGGCCACCGGAAACTTCGCCGCGCCCTTGAGCTTGGTGACGTTCGCGTATCCCGTGATGTAGGCGACCAGGTGGGACTCGTTCTCCGGATCGCCGAGGCACTCCGGCGCCTCGGCGGCGGGTGCGGCGTCCCGGGCCCCTACTCTCGGCGCCGCCAGGTCACGTTCGCCCCCGTCCTCACCCTGCCCCTCACCCGTCTCGGACGGCCAGGGCGCGGTCTCCTCGGCGCCGCCGATGTTCACGCTCGCCAGCAGCAGATCCTGGTCGGCCACCGGCGTGCAGGTCAGGTCCAGAGGCGAGGACCTGGTCGGGGCTCCGTCGTCACTGACCGGAGTGAGCTTCACCGCCAACTGCCCGGCGGTGAAGGTCAGACCGCCGCCGGCGGCGGCTGTCACCGAGGGGACCGCGCCGGAGGCGGCCAACGTGATATCCCCCGTGCCCGGGACGGCCGACGGACCCTGGGTGTTGCCGATCCACACGGCCTCGGCGGAGTGTCCTTCCTGCGCCACGTCGACCGACAGACGTGTCTCCGCCACGACGCCCTTCGATCCGGCTCCGGGTACGGTGGTGGATCCGGCCCCGGCGGTGGGTCCGGCCGGGGCCGGTGAGTCCGTTGTGCCCGGGTCCTTCACCAGATCCGCCACGGCGTCGGCGGGGAGGGCCAGCTCCGTGTTCACCTCACTCACCTGCACGGCTTCGCCGGCCTGGCCCTTCTCGGGGACGACCGCCGATACCCGCGCCTCGATCTCCCTCTCTCCTGAGGGAAAGGCACAGGCATAGGCCAGCTCGACATCGATTTCGCGGTTACCCGCGGAGGCCTGTGCACCCGGGATCATTCCCGCCATCAGGACCCCGGCCAGAACGGCTCCGCCCCGTGCGGCCGCACGCCCGCGACCCCGCCTCGATGTGCCGCGCGTCGTCATCCTTCATGGATCCCTTCCCTCGATGGTGCGGTCGCACGGCGGGGGCCCCCGCCGTGCGACCGGCCGGCATCAGGGATGCCGGACTGACCTCAGGTGCCGATGATGCTGGTGATGCCGTTCACCGAATAGGTGGCGTTGAACGTCGGGATCATCCCGACGGCGACGAGACCGGCACAGGGCGCGGTCGCGGTGGTCACCTTCAGCTGACGCGTCGGCTGGGTCGAGATGATCTTGGTGCTCGTGGCCTTGAGCTTCTTGGTGCTGTTGACGTAGGAGGCGTAGACCGAGCCCTCCACGGTGAACTCGCAGGTGAGGACCTTGAGCTTCGCCTTGATGTTGCTGATGTAGCCGACGGTCGTGCCCGTGGCGGTGTCGTAGTCCTCGGCCCAGATCGCCCACGGCATCGTGGTGACCGGGGTGACGGGGCCGAGGCCGCTCGTGCAGGGGGCGGTCGGCGGGTTCCCGAACACCGCCGCGTTGATGCTGGCGATGTTGGCCGGGTTGCCCGTCGCGCTGGACGCGACGCCGCTCGCGGTGGCCGTCGTACACGTCATCGGAATGCTGTTCACCGAGAGGACCACGCTGGTCGA includes these proteins:
- a CDS encoding DUF6801 domain-containing protein; translation: MTTRGTSRRGRGRAAARGGAVLAGVLMAGMIPGAQASAGNREIDVELAYACAFPSGEREIEARVSAVVPEKGQAGEAVQVSEVNTELALPADAVADLVKDPGTTDSPAPAGPTAGAGSTTVPGAGSKGVVAETRLSVDVAQEGHSAEAVWIGNTQGPSAVPGTGDITLAASGAVPSVTAAAGGGLTFTAGQLAVKLTPVSDDGAPTRSSPLDLTCTPVADQDLLLASVNIGGAEETAPWPSETGEGQGEDGGERDLAAPRVGARDAAPAAEAPECLGDPENESHLVAYITGYANVTKLKGAAKFPVACAKILQGPQGIVPPEESPDGLAHLIQDSTAMVDYLGRPQLPPATTTFLTFGFMPTTATMEMTQLPLEKDADGLPIYNVHSDLTLNGLDTFGSTVITMDFSLRLRDVKVNGAALEVGPNCRTSKPFRLTLLGKVFFKDFIFTGYTLTGGGPLTSSVTVPPFSGCGVGEDLDDLFTASISGKSGYVKQIQGPPCAAMVNDETLCTADRQPLNVPVAER